From the genome of Notolabrus celidotus isolate fNotCel1 chromosome 5, fNotCel1.pri, whole genome shotgun sequence, one region includes:
- the smfn gene encoding small fragment nuclease has product NNIQQSHSGSGGGVVFTTVLIIRRLRMPVCSRTSAWILSEFICKKRLFVPRCTRTVHRSLHGRVLQKNTQPDPVISRFTAPRSGPGTISQLGYRFDVQVPRRSSMSSTAMSQRMVWVDLEMTGLDIEKDQIIEMACIITDPDLNLIAEGPNLIIKQPDILLDGMSEWCKEHHGESGLTQAVRDSKISLEQAEYEFLSFIRQHTPPGQCPLAGNSVHADKKFLDKYMPQFMYHLHYRIIDVSTIKELCRRWFPEEYKMAPQKKASHRALDDIQESIKELQFYRTNVFRESTEEKKRKITENGSRNNSPHT; this is encoded by the exons aataacatccaGCAGAGTCACAGTGGCTCTGGGGGAGGAGTTGTATTTACGACAGTTCTGATCATAAGACGGCTCAGGATGCCGGTGTGTTCACGGACTTCAGCGTGGATACTCTCTGAGTTCATCTGCAAGAAGAGGCTGTTCGTCCCCCGTTGTACAAGGACAGTGCATCGTTCACTTCACGGGAGAGTTTTACAGAAAAACACCCAGCCTGACCCTGTTATAAGCCGTTTTACTGCACCGAGATCAGGCCCCGGTACTATCTCACAACTCGGTTACAGATTTGACGTCCAAGTGCCCAGGAGAAGCAGCATGTCGTCCACAGCCATGTCCCAGAGGATGGTGTGGGTGGACCTGGAG atgaCGGGCCTGGATATAGAGAAGGATCAGATCATTGAGATGGCCTGTATCATCACAGACCCTGACCTGAACCTTATAGCTGAG GGGCCAAACCTCATCATCAAGCAGCCGGACATACTGCTGGACGGGATGTCAGAGTGGTGCAAGGAGCATCATGGGGAG TCAGGACTAACCCAGGCTGTGCGGGACAGTAAGATCAGCCTGGAGCAAGCAGAGTATGAGTTCCTGTCCTTCATCAGACAGCACACTCCTCCCGGACAGTGTCCCCTGGCTG GAAACTCTGTGCATGCAGACAAAAAGTTCCTGGACAAGTACATGCCCCAGTTCATGTACCACCTTCACTACAGGATCATCGATGTCAGCACCATCAAGGAGCTATGCAG ACGGTGGTTTCCTGAAGAATACAAGATGGCACCTCAGAAGAAAGCATCTCACAG AGCGCTGGACGACATCCAGGAGAGCATCAAAGAGCTGCAATTCTACCGAACCAACGTGTTCAGAGAGtccacagaggagaagaaacgCAAGATCACAGAGAACGGAAGCAGAAACAACAGCCCGCACACATGA